The Mucilaginibacter terrenus genome has a segment encoding these proteins:
- the prfH gene encoding peptide chain release factor H: MIIQITSGKGPAECCRVVARVQQLMMQEAKQLGIDMQVLENKQGELNGTLLSATMMATGKHLADFINAWIGTVQWIAQSPYRRYHKRKNWFVGVAAFDVKQLTQWNPKDVKLETCRSSGPGGQNVNKVETAVRGTHLPSGIQVMAMDTRSQLENKNLCLERLEAKIMLWQTESLMEQQQSQWQQHNILLRGNAVKTIKADLI, from the coding sequence ATGATCATACAAATTACCTCGGGCAAAGGCCCGGCAGAATGCTGCCGGGTTGTTGCCCGGGTACAGCAGCTAATGATGCAGGAGGCAAAGCAGTTGGGGATAGACATGCAAGTGCTGGAAAATAAACAAGGCGAATTAAATGGTACGTTGCTGTCGGCAACTATGATGGCTACAGGTAAACACCTTGCCGATTTTATAAATGCATGGATAGGAACGGTGCAATGGATAGCGCAAAGCCCTTACCGCAGATATCATAAACGGAAGAACTGGTTTGTTGGCGTAGCAGCCTTTGATGTTAAACAATTAACGCAGTGGAACCCCAAAGATGTTAAGCTGGAAACTTGCCGCTCCTCCGGACCGGGTGGGCAAAACGTGAATAAAGTAGAGACCGCTGTGCGGGGCACGCACCTGCCATCAGGCATACAGGTAATGGCAATGGATACGCGATCTCAACTCGAAAACAAGAACTTGTGCCTGGAACGGCTGGAAGCAAAGATAATGCTTTGGCAAACAGAATCGTTAATGGAGCAACAGCAAAGCCAATGGCAGCAGCACAACATATTGCTGCGGGGAAATGCTGTAAAAACAATTAAGGCTGATTTAATTTGA
- a CDS encoding glycosyl-4,4'-diaponeurosporenoate acyltransferase CrtO family protein translates to MPAQLQSTLSKTLIILISIVVAALITAFTMFRAGVHSFLFAWTVNFMLMLCVSVVMQTLKPELSFSYFTTRNFEKKGVIYEWFGVHAFRKMMVLTGWEKLHKKGNPVKPDLQAIEQLEYNTRQAEFNHLSIFIIVQIIWIYACVVHSFKGAIWLLVLNVLLNLYPILVQRYNRPRLQRIIRLYKKHATDKIASGHVPVN, encoded by the coding sequence ATGCCTGCCCAATTACAATCAACATTAAGTAAGACCCTGATAATCCTGATCAGCATTGTTGTTGCCGCATTAATAACTGCCTTTACAATGTTTAGAGCTGGCGTTCATTCCTTCCTTTTCGCCTGGACGGTCAACTTTATGCTGATGCTTTGTGTATCTGTTGTTATGCAAACTTTAAAACCCGAACTATCTTTTTCTTACTTCACTACTCGCAACTTCGAAAAAAAAGGAGTTATATACGAGTGGTTTGGTGTACATGCTTTCAGAAAAATGATGGTATTAACTGGGTGGGAAAAGCTTCACAAGAAAGGTAACCCTGTAAAACCCGACCTGCAAGCTATTGAACAGCTGGAGTATAACACCCGCCAGGCAGAATTCAATCACCTCTCAATCTTTATTATTGTACAGATAATATGGATTTACGCTTGTGTGGTGCACTCATTTAAAGGAGCTATTTGGCTGCTTGTGTTGAATGTTTTGTTAAACCTGTATCCCATATTGGTACAACGATATAACAGGCCCAGGTTGCAACGAATTATCAGGCTGTACAAAAAGCACGCGACCGACAAAATTGCATCCGGCCACGTGCCCGTTAATTAG